The stretch of DNA AATTTCCCAAACCTTCTTATTTACACTCCATCTCCCTCGCCGCACTCCGCCGTCTCCGCCACCGTCTCCGTCTCATCCTCCTCTTATCACTCCCTTTCTTCTACTTTCTCCTCTCTCCTCCTACTCACTCTTTCATCTTCAACTTCCTCTCCGCTTTCGCTTTCTCCGCCGCacttttcttctctctctcgctcaaattcaaattcaaattcaaatcaactCCCTCGCTTCCTATAGTTTTGACAGTCCAGCGGTGGCAGAGGAGGAGGAGAGAAAGGAAAGAAGCCAGCACAGTGGTGGTTTTGGAAGTTAGAGTTTATTCGAACGGTGACGTATATGAAGGTGAAATGAAAGGAGGGAAATGTAATGGGAGTGGTGTTTATTACTATAATATGAGTGGAAGATATGAAGGTGGTTGGATTGATGGTAAATATGATGGATTTGGTGTTGAGATTTGGTCAAAAGGAAGTAGATATAAGGGTATGTATAGAGATGGTTTCAGAAATGGTTTTGGTGTTTATAGATTTTATACTGCTGATGTTTATGCTGGTCAGTGGTTTAATGGTCAGTGTCATGGTTCTGGTATTCATACTTCTGATGATGGTGGTAGATTTGTTGGTCAGTTTAAGTGGGGTGTTAAACATGGTCTTGGTCACTATCATTTTAGGTATATTATTATGTGCTTTCATTTAATTACATTTATTTGTTGTGTAGTTTTCGTAGTTTTGTCTGAATCGATGGTTGGAATTTGGCTTCTATGTTTTGTTGATATGAGTAGTTGGCTCTAATATTAGGTGGAATAGGTTTGGGTTTCACATGATAGGTTTTAAGGATTAATGAAGTAGGAAAAGATAAGCATATGATGAACTCAGGGAATCATACATGAGACCGGGTTACTGAATAAGACATGTTAATCTGTCTCTGATTATTCTTTGGATTGTAATTGGattttgttaagaagtcccacatctgATGTGAGTTGGCCTGTACATGAGTTTATTAGTAAGAgacaatcttcaccttacaagctgcttttgtagggttgagttaggcccaactcccaattctaagagGTTTGTAGGTTTCTCCGATTCCTAGCTTACCGATGGGTTTTGACACTTGTTTATGActgataaattttatttgataagaATATAGTAGGATTCTGTGTATGCTTTTAATGAGTAGTGGTGGTTACTCCTATTAAGCATAATGCATGCATCCTTTtgatttttatcaaatataggTTGCCTTTCTTGTAAGGAATTGCAATTAGTGCATTATTGTTGAACTGATTTATTAGGCATTTTGTGTCACCTTTTTAATCTCTCACACTAATAATAGTATAACATTAATTTTGTGGGAAGtgactattttcatttttcatatatttagaAATGGAGATACATATGCCGGTGAATATTGTGCAGACAAGATGCACGGATTTGGGGTATATTGTTTTGCAAATGGTCATCGTTATGAAGGAACCTGGCATGAGGGGAAAAGACAAGGTCTTGGGATGTATACGTTTAGAAATGGAGAAACCCAATCTGGTCACTGGCAAAATGGAGTCCTTGATGTTCCAAGCACACAGAATGCCACATTTCCTGTTTCCCCTGTTGGTGTCAATCACTCCAGAGTACTTAATGTAGTGCAGGTACATactttgtttatttataatatttaccTCAAACtattcttaaagaaaaaagatgaaTGATTTTGAATATTCTCTTATGTGTCTGCGCATTGGCTTAGAATAATCAGAATGATGTGCCAATCTTTTCTGTGTTTAACATTTGCATGAATAATTCTTATGATTTGACAGGAGTTGCTTTAATTGTCCTTTTTCGTGatttgacttggtcaaaattacTATTGGTATCTGTTGTgttttagtgtaattttttactgggaaatttaaaaataattcatataCTGGTTTCCATCTGCCTCAAGTTTCATATGAAGTAGCTATGTTCAAAGGTTGCTTTCTGACACTGCATGGGAAAACATGAGGGGGGAAGACAGAACAAAGCTATGCATCACTGAAAAATCGGCCAGATTTTTGTTTGAATTCTGCTAGACTATGAGGCTTTGTTTGCAAGTTGGGTTTTGAAGGGGAGGGGAGAGGGCaaacttttctttttgaaattaAGGACACtatcaaatgtttttaaaaatgaattattaattGTGATTGAAGTATTATATGGTCATTTATCatgttctttcaattttttaaatttttttataatatgtacttaccctcccctccaaaactcAGTTCGCAAACAAAACCTAAGGGTTCTTGTTTGAAAAATAACGGATAGGAGTCACTTGATCATCCAATAGTCAATAGGCATGCCATCTCATACTGTCTAAATTCCTTGCTGTCAAGTAATTTCCTTTTTGTAGAAGGCTAGGACAGATACTTCGTTATTTTCTTCTTTATGGTCCAAATCAGCACATTTGTATAATAAAAGGAAAGACAAGACAAAAAAAACTGCAAACAGATAGATATTTTGCAGTATCATGATGAGCTTTGGTTATTAACTGAGTTTCTTTGTGAACAAACAGGAAGCTAGAAGAGCAGCTGAGAAAGCCTATGATGTAGCGAAGGTGGATGAAAGAGTTAATAGAGCAGTATCAGCAGCTAATAGAGCAGCAAATGCAGCTAGAGCAGCTGCTGCCAAGGCTGTGCAAAATGAAATCCATCTTAACAATGAAAGCATCCGAATTCCCATTTTGTGACAGCATCAACTACAACGTTTGTTTTAGTAGAGAGGCGTGTTGAAGAGATTGGTAGCTAGCTATTCTG from Trifolium pratense cultivar HEN17-A07 linkage group LG5, ARS_RC_1.1, whole genome shotgun sequence encodes:
- the LOC123883343 gene encoding phosphatidylinositol 4-phosphate 5-kinase 9-like, with amino-acid sequence MHQKKSEIQIGKESTGISSDFNPKFNSNSIHHKQQNHSNPPIHNHNHNHNPKINKLKHSKSNYFPQFPKPSYLHSISLAALRRLRHRLRLILLLSLPFFYFLLSPPTHSFIFNFLSAFAFSAALFFSLSLKFKFKFKSTPSLPIVLTVQRWQRRRRERKEASTVVVLEVRVYSNGDVYEGEMKGGKCNGSGVYYYNMSGRYEGGWIDGKYDGFGVEIWSKGSRYKGMYRDGFRNGFGVYRFYTADVYAGQWFNGQCHGSGIHTSDDGGRFVGQFKWGVKHGLGHYHFRNGDTYAGEYCADKMHGFGVYCFANGHRYEGTWHEGKRQGLGMYTFRNGETQSGHWQNGVLDVPSTQNATFPVSPVGVNHSRVLNVVQEARRAAEKAYDVAKVDERVNRAVSAANRAANAARAAAAKAVQNEIHLNNESIRIPIL